One Syntrophorhabdaceae bacterium DNA window includes the following coding sequences:
- a CDS encoding isochorismatase family protein, with amino-acid sequence MKEKIVAIVTDIQGDFTTARDGVLAAPDTDETFLAKVADATAVLRKHGVVIYGTQDWHPASHISFAVNHPGRVPFETIEIDCRTQILWPPHCIQGTKGAEIIIDNDLFGNIVRKGHNPRFDSYSGFQDDGGIETAMNDLLKAGGFTKVIVYGIATDYCVKATAIDAHIRGYKVIVIEGLSKGITPDSTASALKEMKEKGIFIIDEIDPAKIDAI; translated from the coding sequence ATGAAAGAGAAGATCGTCGCTATTGTTACCGATATACAGGGTGATTTTACAACGGCAAGGGACGGCGTCCTTGCGGCACCTGATACGGATGAAACATTCCTCGCAAAGGTAGCTGATGCCACCGCAGTTCTCAGGAAGCACGGCGTTGTCATCTATGGTACTCAGGATTGGCATCCGGCAAGCCACATCTCCTTTGCGGTCAACCATCCCGGGAGAGTACCCTTTGAAACAATAGAGATCGATTGCAGGACCCAGATCCTCTGGCCGCCTCACTGCATCCAGGGCACGAAAGGGGCTGAGATCATTATCGACAACGATCTCTTTGGGAACATTGTGAGAAAAGGGCACAATCCCCGGTTTGACAGCTATTCCGGGTTCCAGGACGACGGCGGCATCGAGACAGCGATGAACGATCTGCTGAAGGCGGGCGGGTTCACGAAAGTGATAGTGTATGGAATAGCCACTGATTATTGCGTCAAGGCAACCGCAATAGACGCACATATCAGGGGATATAAGGTAATCGTCATTGAAGGCTTGAGCAAAGGTATAACGCCTGATTCAACGGCATCCGCCCTGAAAGAGATGAAGGAAAAGGGCATCTTCATCATAGATGAGATCGACCCGGCAAAAATCGATGCCATATAG
- a CDS encoding oxaloacetate decarboxylase, with product MKKTTLFRQLINAPEILQLPCCFDALSAKVLEQAGFKAISAAGYGTAGSVLGFPDIGLATATEMIENYRHICNAVDIPVFVDIDTGFGDVNNTIRAVQDCEQAGAAGLFIEDQTFPKRCGHMAGKTVVSIEDYLPKLRAALWARKDPDFVIMARTDSVAVYGVDEGINRARAYVSEGADMVFVEAIRTEADMVKVTKAMKEIGVPVMANMIEGGESPFLTAHELEKIGFSVVAYPCAALYAAVKALQKWAKHLKEAGTSEGMWDQMLTFKEYFDFIGATEIREREKIFQEPIKKQ from the coding sequence ATGAAAAAAACTACTTTATTCAGGCAGTTGATCAACGCGCCTGAGATCCTGCAATTACCTTGCTGCTTTGATGCGTTATCGGCAAAGGTCTTGGAACAGGCGGGATTCAAAGCTATCAGTGCAGCTGGTTACGGCACGGCAGGAAGCGTTTTAGGTTTCCCTGACATCGGATTGGCCACAGCAACTGAAATGATTGAAAATTATCGTCACATCTGTAATGCGGTAGATATTCCCGTTTTTGTCGACATCGACACCGGTTTTGGAGATGTCAATAACACGATCAGGGCGGTGCAGGATTGCGAGCAGGCGGGGGCCGCAGGTTTATTCATCGAAGACCAGACTTTCCCGAAACGATGCGGCCATATGGCGGGGAAAACCGTCGTCTCAATTGAAGACTATCTTCCCAAACTGCGAGCGGCATTATGGGCCCGCAAGGATCCTGATTTTGTTATCATGGCGCGGACCGACTCGGTCGCTGTCTATGGTGTTGACGAGGGAATAAATCGTGCCCGCGCATATGTATCGGAAGGTGCAGATATGGTGTTTGTCGAGGCGATCAGGACTGAAGCGGACATGGTAAAGGTTACCAAGGCCATGAAAGAGATCGGTGTCCCTGTCATGGCAAACATGATAGAAGGAGGCGAATCGCCTTTTCTGACCGCCCATGAACTGGAGAAAATTGGTTTCAGCGTGGTGGCATACCCCTGCGCTGCGCTTTACGCTGCCGTAAAAGCATTGCAAAAATGGGCTAAACACCTGAAGGAAGCCGGGACAAGTGAAGGCATGTGGGATCAAATGCTTACCTTTAAGGAATACTTTGATTTCATTGGCGCAACAGAAATCCGGGAACGGGAGAAGATCTTTCAAGAGCCTATAAAAAAACAGTAA
- a CDS encoding type II toxin-antitoxin system RelE/ParE family toxin codes for MYTLKFLGRAVQDLKKIDLPFQKIIKEKLLILAEDPNILKNNIIKLVGTKEDYYRLRVGNYRVIYEKKEKELIIIIIRVGHRREIYQ; via the coding sequence GTGTATACGCTCAAATTCCTCGGCAGGGCCGTCCAGGATCTAAAGAAGATCGACCTCCCCTTTCAAAAGATTATCAAAGAAAAACTGCTCATCCTCGCCGAAGATCCCAATATTCTGAAAAACAATATTATCAAACTGGTCGGTACAAAGGAAGATTACTACAGGCTTCGCGTCGGGAATTACAGGGTGATCTACGAGAAGAAAGAGAAAGAGCTCATCATCATTATAATCCGGGTCGGCCATCGAAGAGAGATATATCAATAG